The Oscillatoria acuminata PCC 6304 genomic interval GCAGAGGGAGCAGGAACGAGGGTGATTTCCGTGATGGGAATATGGCGCAGGAGGGTGACTCCAATCCCGTAGCACAGGGGGTCGCCACTGGCTAAAATACAGAGAGCTTGTCCGCGACGCTGGATCACCTGCTGCACCGAGTCGGCAATGGGAGAGGTCCAGAGGAGTTGTTCCCGGGGGTCTTCTGGGGGCAACATAGCGAGATGGCGTTCTCCCCCGACGATGACTGTAGCTTGATCCAGGAGCGATCGGCCCACGGGACTGATTCCCGCCAGTCCATCCTCCCCAATCCCCACTACCGATAACCACTTCTGCACATTCCCCTCCTTAATTTACAGAAACTGATGAAAATTATAGTTTTGTGTTGCCTATGTGATAGGCTACCTTAACTTGATGCTGGGGAAGTCCGGTGGGATTCCGGTACTGTGCCGCAACTGTAATGCCATAGCAGAGGGAGCGATTTGAGAGTTCCGACAACCGGCGGGGGTTGTTTCTCTCCAAAAATGCCCCTCTGAAAGCGAGTCAGAATACCAGCCTCAAGGGGTTTCTCTAAATTTCAGAAACCCTAACCTGTTGATTCTCTGCGTTGCACGGAGAAGGAGGAGATTGTGGCTTGGTTAATTGAACCGAACGTTTGTCCTGGGCTATTCTACGGCACATCCGCCCAGGATGGCTACTTAATTCGGATTCGGACTCCGGGTGGGTTCCTGAATGCCCAGCAAGGACGGGTACTGGCGACCCTGGCGGAAACTTGGGGAAGCCACCTGATCCAGGTGACGAATCGCGCTAACTTGCAAATTCGCGCAGTTCAAGGGGCTCCTACGGTTGAAGTTCTGCACACTTTACAGACTATCGGGTTAGCCGCTGAAAATCCCCGCTTGGATCATCTGCGGAATGTCATGACGAGCCCGACTGCGGGAATTGATGCTGAGGAGTTGATAGATACCCGTGCGTTGGTAACAGCTTTGGATGCCTATATTCAACATCATCCGGAACTGGTGGGACTTCCGGCAAAGTTTAGTCTGGGCATCGATGGAGGGGGTGCGGTGGGAATTGGCACACGATCGCCCGTTCCTTGGGAACATCGGTATAACGAAATTCAGCTTTCAGCGGTGGTTGGGTCTAGCCAAGCGGTCTCTTTTCAACTCTACCTCGGGGCGGACAAACAATTATGGGATACTCAGATGTTGATTCCGCCGGATGACTGCGTGGCTGTAGTGGGGGCTTTGGTCAATGTCTATTTGGACTATGTAAATCAGAAGGCGGGAATGCCTAAAAAGCCCCGCATGAAACATCTGTTGCAAGACTGGGGTGGAGTGCGCTATCTCCAAGCGGTGAAGGAGTATCTGACTCATCCGTTGGATCGGGTTAGGGATGAGGTCCCCCAGCGGCCCACTCAGCCCTACGCCCATTTAGGGGTTCAGGGTCAAAGACAAGGGGGGTTCTCTTACATCGGGATTCATCTGAGATTAGGACAACTCACCCCAACTCAACTCCAAGGATTGGCAGAATTATCCCAAACCTTTGGCAGTCAGGGACTGCGGTTAACGCCCTGGCAAACGATTTTACTGCCGGATATTCGGGATCAAGAGGTTGGTGAGGTGTTGCAGCATCTGGCGGGGTTAGGATTGGGCGGGTCTGATGAGGGGGTGGAGGCGGCGATCGTTGCCTGTGCGGGAAAACCGGGCTGTGCCTCGGCGGTGACGGCGACTCAGAGGGATGCGATCGCCCTTCAGGATTATCTCAATCAGCAACTGACCCTAGAGCGCCCAGTTAATATTCACTTCACCGCCTGTCCCAAGTCTTGCGCCCAACCCAGTCCGGCAGAAATCACCCTGTTGGGGACAACAATTGAGCAGTCTGGTCACACCCTAGAGGGCTATTATATCTATGTGGGTCGGGTGGATAGCAATTCGGACTCGGGCGTTTTTGCCCCTGAGTCCCAACCTATTCCCCATCAACATTATCTAGGCGAGGTAACAACCCCTGAACTGCCATCACGAATTGCCCAATTACTGGCTTTTTATCAACAACATCGGACAACGCCGGATGAATCGTTTCCAGCCTTTACTCATCGATTTGATATCAACCAACTTCAACTGTTGATATGAAATCTGGTATTTAAAGGTCGGGAAAAACCTGCACACTAAAGGACTCTGTTGGTTATAGGGGAGACCTAACCCCCCAACCCCCTTCCCTCAGAGGGAAGGGGGAGCCGGAAAGAAAGGGGGAGAATCAAAGCCCCTCCCCTCTTAGGGGAGGGGTTTGGGGAGAGGTCTCTTTGATGATTCGCCAACAGATGCAGGGGAGACCTAACCCCCCAAGCCCCTTCCCTCTTAGGGGATTGCAAAATATAAATCCTCCAAAAAACCCGCAGGCTGAAGCCTGGGGCTACACGGACAAAGCCCGCCTGCGCGGGCTAATACAGTCTTGTTAGGTGCTTAACCATCGGGATTTGGATGATTTATTTGTTGGAACACCCTTAGGGAAGGGGGAGCCGGAAAGAAAGGGGGAGAATCAAAGCCCCTCCCCTCTTAGGGGAGGGGTTTGGGGAGAGGTCTCTTTATTCTAAAGGTTGGAGCGTTTGCAGACGAAGCCCTTAAAGCGCGGGCTATAGAGAAAAAAACAAACTTTTGATAGCCAGATTTGGGTAACCATTCAGGGGGATGGGGATATGGTGTAAACTAGGGGATATGGTGTAAACTGGGGAATATGGAAGAGAGCATAACCATAGGCGGCATCAAAATTCCTCGCGCGGACTGGGAAAGAACCCCAGAAAGCGTGAAAAATGTGGTGAGGAATATTGAGCAACGAATTGCCGCCATTGAAGAACGTCTGGGACTAAACGCCTCAAACAGTTCCATCCCGCCCTCCAAACAGCCTCCGATAGCCAAAGAAAAGAAGCAAGAGAAACGCCCTCGACGTAAGCGCGGAGGCCAAAAAGGACACAAAGGATTTACAAGACACTTATATGAGCCGAGTGAGTGCAGCGAGATTATCGACCATCAACCCGAGACCTGCAAGCATTGCCAAGCCCCTCTGACAGGAGAAGACGCACAGCCTTACCGCCATCAGATTGTGGACATTCCTCCGGTGGCTCCAGTGGTAACGGAACACCGACTTCACGCCTTAAGCTGCCAGTGTTGCGGTCAAACCACTCGGGCCGAGTTACCTAATGATATAAACCCCAGTGGTTATGGAGAGCGTCTGCAAAGTTTGGTCGCTCTGCTGAGTGGAGCTTATCGTCTGAGCCACAATCAAGTACAAACCCTAATGAGGGACTTGTGGCAAGTGCACCTGAGTACAGGAACAGTCAACCGCATCCGTCAACGAGTCAGTCAGAAACTCAGCCAAGTGGTGGATGAAGCCAGAGCTTACATCATGAAAAGTGGAACGGCTTACGTTGATGAAACCAGTTGGAGTCAAAACAATGGTGACGGCAATAATCCCGAGAACGCCTCGGCCTGGTTGTGGACTGCTGTCAGCAATAACGTGGCGGTCTATCAAGTGACCCTCAACCGTGCTCGTAGTAGTGCCGAAGCTTTATTAGGAAAGAACTACACAGGCCTAGTCGTTAGCGACCGTTATAGTGTCTACAATGGATGGACCGTTGAGCAACGACAAGTATGTTGGGCGCATTTAAAGCGCGATTTCAAACGGATGGCTGAACGCAGTGGGGTCTCC includes:
- the tnpC gene encoding IS66 family transposase; its protein translation is MEESITIGGIKIPRADWERTPESVKNVVRNIEQRIAAIEERLGLNASNSSIPPSKQPPIAKEKKQEKRPRRKRGGQKGHKGFTRHLYEPSECSEIIDHQPETCKHCQAPLTGEDAQPYRHQIVDIPPVAPVVTEHRLHALSCQCCGQTTRAELPNDINPSGYGERLQSLVALLSGAYRLSHNQVQTLMRDLWQVHLSTGTVNRIRQRVSQKLSQVVDEARAYIMKSGTAYVDETSWSQNNGDGNNPENASAWLWTAVSNNVAVYQVTLNRARSSAEALLGKNYTGLVVSDRYSVYNGWTVEQRQVCWAHLKRDFKRMAERSGVSKDIGEALLKQTKRLFHWWHRVRDGTLSTELFQAAMARLRQSVHHLLSEAASLCHSSREQTPLAKTARTCEQILKLEPALWTFVEVNAVEPTNNTAERAFPRAVIWRDLSYGSWSRSGSEFVERLLTVVTSLRFQERPVLEFLMQVLHSESVSLLPLPPE
- the cobG gene encoding precorrin-3B synthase, with protein sequence MAWLIEPNVCPGLFYGTSAQDGYLIRIRTPGGFLNAQQGRVLATLAETWGSHLIQVTNRANLQIRAVQGAPTVEVLHTLQTIGLAAENPRLDHLRNVMTSPTAGIDAEELIDTRALVTALDAYIQHHPELVGLPAKFSLGIDGGGAVGIGTRSPVPWEHRYNEIQLSAVVGSSQAVSFQLYLGADKQLWDTQMLIPPDDCVAVVGALVNVYLDYVNQKAGMPKKPRMKHLLQDWGGVRYLQAVKEYLTHPLDRVRDEVPQRPTQPYAHLGVQGQRQGGFSYIGIHLRLGQLTPTQLQGLAELSQTFGSQGLRLTPWQTILLPDIRDQEVGEVLQHLAGLGLGGSDEGVEAAIVACAGKPGCASAVTATQRDAIALQDYLNQQLTLERPVNIHFTACPKSCAQPSPAEITLLGTTIEQSGHTLEGYYIYVGRVDSNSDSGVFAPESQPIPHQHYLGEVTTPELPSRIAQLLAFYQQHRTTPDESFPAFTHRFDINQLQLLI